In Rhinoraja longicauda isolate Sanriku21f chromosome 39, sRhiLon1.1, whole genome shotgun sequence, one DNA window encodes the following:
- the LOC144611245 gene encoding thioredoxin-related transmembrane protein 2-like translates to VFLPLTCAPPATSVPCFLQEELQRDRRVTWLLEFFANWSSECQSFAPVYADLSLKYGCAGLKFGKVDVGRYAEISEEYKVSTSPLTKQLPTLILFQGGSEVMRRPQIDKKGRAVSWTFSEVGINPAL, encoded by the exons ttgtgTTCCTACCACTAACGTGTGCCCCTCCCGCTACCTCTGTCCCCTGCTTCCTTCAGGAGGAACTGCAGCGAGACCGTCGCGTGACCTGGctgctggagttctttgccaACTGGTCCTCAGAGTGCCAGTCCTTTGCCCCCGTCTACGCCGACCTCTCTCTCAA GTACGGCTGTGCTGGTTTGAAGTTCGGAAAGGTCGATGTTGGACGTTACGCTGAAATCTCTGAGGA GTACAAAGTCAGCACCTCACCCCTAACGAAACAGCTCCCCACCCTCATCTTGTTTCAGGGGGGGTCAGAAGTGATGAGGAGACCGCAGATCGACAAGAAAGGGCGTGCAGTCTCCTGGACTTTCTCGGAGGTTGGTATCAACCCTGCCCTGTAA